The Lactobacillus sp. CBA3605 genome contains a region encoding:
- a CDS encoding RNA-guided endonuclease TnpB family protein, whose translation MTLRAIKTRIYPQIDQQEKIINNFGCCRFVWNQLLSMQIERHNNGGAYVNEFGMNYLIKCLKQEYPFLKQAESTSLLHVSRDLHHAFQKLFKEHSGFPKFKSRKFPKQSYQSSAVNHNVTQINQHHIKIPKLGCIAFKSGRQLTGKIKNVTIRLSATDKYYAIVLVDNDVQELPKVKQSVGIDMGVADLMITSDGVKYPTIRFDKALSQKKHYWEKRLARRRLQALKEIAWDKHNQVLEPRELTDFSNYRKARTMVAKYNEKIANRRNNYLHQLTKKLVTLYDVIKIEDLKTKNLLRNHKLARAIANQAWRELRTQLEYKCAWYGKQLVTVNPRKTSQICANCGYDDGKHGLAIRQWTCPSCGVNHDRDINAAKNILSA comes from the coding sequence ATGACACTGCGGGCGATTAAAACAAGGATCTATCCCCAAATTGACCAACAAGAAAAAATCATTAACAACTTTGGCTGCTGTCGTTTCGTTTGGAACCAACTATTAAGTATGCAGATTGAACGCCATAATAACGGTGGCGCCTACGTCAACGAATTTGGCATGAATTATCTGATCAAGTGTCTCAAACAGGAATACCCTTTCTTAAAGCAAGCGGAATCAACCAGTCTTTTACATGTTAGTCGTGATTTACATCACGCTTTTCAGAAATTGTTCAAGGAACACAGCGGTTTTCCGAAGTTCAAATCACGAAAATTTCCCAAACAGAGTTATCAGTCTAGTGCCGTCAATCACAACGTTACTCAAATCAATCAACACCATATCAAAATCCCAAAATTAGGCTGTATTGCCTTTAAATCTGGCCGACAACTCACTGGTAAGATTAAGAACGTGACAATTCGTCTATCTGCTACCGACAAATACTACGCCATTGTGTTAGTCGATAATGATGTGCAAGAACTGCCGAAAGTTAAGCAATCAGTGGGGATTGATATGGGGGTAGCGGATTTAATGATTACTAGTGATGGTGTCAAATATCCCACCATTCGCTTTGATAAAGCCTTATCGCAAAAGAAACATTATTGGGAAAAACGGCTAGCCCGACGTCGGTTACAAGCCTTGAAAGAAATTGCTTGGGATAAACACAATCAAGTATTAGAACCCCGTGAATTAACCGATTTCAGTAATTATCGTAAGGCACGTACAATGGTTGCCAAATATAACGAGAAAATCGCTAACCGGCGAAATAACTATTTACATCAACTCACTAAGAAACTAGTAACGCTGTACGATGTGATTAAAATAGAAGATTTGAAAACCAAAAATCTTCTCAGAAATCATAAGCTCGCTCGCGCAATTGCCAATCAGGCTTGGCGTGAACTACGCACCCAGCTTGAATATAAATGTGCTTGGTATGGTAAGCAACTGGTCACTGTAAACCCTCGAAAAACCAGCCAAATTTGTGCTAATTGTGGTTACGATGACGGTAAGCATGGGCTGGCTATACGGCAATGGACATGCCCTAGTTGTGGTGTTAACCACGATCGAGACATTAATGCCGCCAAGAATATACTAAGCGCTTAA
- the map gene encoding type I methionyl aminopeptidase, which yields MITLKSDREIKGMQAAGNIMVGLFHALEDYIKPGITTWDVDHFAYDYITDHDATPGELNFEGYKYSTCVSVNDMICHGCPSKDILVKDGDLLKIDTVINYHGYLSDSCHAFVAGTASPEVKKLMAVTYEALYRGIDQAVVGNRIGDIGWAIQDYAENQMGYGVVREYIGHGIGPTMHEKPDVPHYGEAGHGTRLKAGMTITIEPMVNIGDWRSGETADDGWTVRTMDGSLSCQYEHTLVITDDGPKILSSFNHVADAAYLLK from the coding sequence ATGATAACTCTTAAATCAGATCGCGAGATTAAGGGCATGCAAGCAGCTGGCAACATCATGGTCGGCTTGTTTCATGCCTTAGAAGATTACATTAAGCCTGGCATCACAACTTGGGATGTGGATCATTTTGCTTATGATTACATTACTGATCACGACGCCACTCCGGGTGAACTTAACTTTGAAGGCTACAAATACTCAACTTGTGTCAGCGTTAATGACATGATTTGTCATGGTTGCCCTAGCAAAGACATCTTAGTTAAAGACGGCGATTTGTTAAAAATCGACACCGTCATTAACTACCATGGTTACTTAAGTGACTCTTGCCACGCTTTCGTTGCCGGTACAGCTTCACCAGAAGTCAAAAAACTGATGGCTGTCACCTATGAAGCACTTTACCGTGGGATTGACCAAGCCGTTGTTGGCAACCGTATCGGTGATATTGGCTGGGCAATTCAAGATTACGCTGAAAACCAAATGGGTTACGGCGTGGTTCGCGAATACATCGGCCATGGCATCGGACCAACGATGCATGAAAAACCAGACGTCCCTCATTATGGTGAAGCTGGTCACGGGACACGGCTCAAGGCTGGGATGACGATTACCATTGAACCAATGGTGAACATCGGCGACTGGCGTTCTGGCGAAACGGCTGACGATGGCTGGACCGTCCGGACAATGGATGGCAGTTTAAGTTGCCAATATGAACATACCCTCGTTATTACCGATGATGGGCCTAAGATTTTATCCTCATTCAATCATGTAGCGGATGCGGCCTATTTATTAAAATAA
- the pnuC gene encoding nicotinamide riboside transporter PnuC: MLSNYFKFLSHQLKGWPQQNYYLFYFSLGCQVMTLVSAPITILSILTFIGTTLGVLCVLAINAAKSVNGLLGVISAICFVVVGFSAKNYLSIGEQLAYVVTLDIPVLLSASWNVNMVSKIRKFTGRTWVVAIVATLVVYGVSGYLIGALTDDPRPWVDAISFAICLTAGVICYLRYNNQYFWWIASGLAQMVLWFISFRQGSATLAMFINSSVYLMNDVLAFTVSPWYNKHERARLIAEEKAAASESADDAATDFSLNH; the protein is encoded by the coding sequence ATTTTGAGTAATTATTTTAAATTTTTGTCCCACCAATTAAAAGGTTGGCCACAACAGAACTACTATCTATTTTATTTTAGCCTGGGTTGCCAAGTGATGACCTTGGTAAGTGCGCCCATCACAATCCTATCTATTCTAACATTTATTGGGACGACCTTGGGCGTTTTATGTGTCTTAGCAATCAATGCGGCGAAATCAGTCAACGGTTTGTTGGGCGTTATATCAGCGATTTGCTTCGTAGTTGTTGGTTTTTCAGCAAAAAACTATTTAAGTATTGGGGAACAGCTTGCTTACGTCGTGACTTTAGATATTCCAGTGTTACTCAGTGCGAGCTGGAACGTCAACATGGTCTCAAAAATCCGAAAATTTACTGGCCGGACTTGGGTCGTAGCCATTGTGGCAACCTTAGTGGTATATGGGGTATCTGGTTACTTAATCGGCGCCTTAACGGATGATCCACGGCCGTGGGTTGATGCGATTAGTTTCGCCATTTGCTTAACTGCAGGTGTGATTTGCTACTTACGTTACAATAATCAATATTTCTGGTGGATCGCATCGGGGTTAGCACAAATGGTCCTTTGGTTCATCTCGTTCCGACAAGGTTCTGCAACCTTAGCAATGTTCATTAATAGTTCCGTTTACTTAATGAATGACGTCTTAGCGTTTACCGTTTCGCCTTGGTATAACAAGCATGAACGGGCTCGCTTGATTGCCGAAGAAAAGGCCGCTGCCAGTGAATCAGCGGATGATGCCGCAACGGACTTTAGTTTAAATCATTAA
- the treR gene encoding trehalose operon repressor produces MRNKSALVYDDLMQKIDREVYKLGTYLPSEYQICELYGISRETGRKALAMLAEDGYIQKIRGKGSMVIEHRQYEFPVSGIVSYKELAQQLHVNTENDVYYFEPHVSLPVQKFTSLRVEMAAEPVTAIKRIRVIDGEPDIIDKDYILQAVVPELPKSAAEDSLYAYFEDQLGLEIAYATKEITMEPANAEDRERLNLAAGSYMAVVRSVTSLADATPFQYTESRHRADKFRFRDFARRTKKSN; encoded by the coding sequence ATGCGAAATAAATCAGCGTTAGTTTATGATGACTTAATGCAAAAAATTGATCGCGAGGTTTACAAACTGGGCACTTATCTGCCTAGTGAATATCAAATCTGCGAACTTTACGGTATCTCACGAGAAACTGGGCGCAAGGCTTTGGCAATGTTAGCTGAGGATGGTTATATCCAGAAGATTCGTGGGAAGGGGTCGATGGTGATTGAGCATCGACAGTATGAATTTCCAGTTTCTGGGATTGTCAGTTATAAAGAGTTAGCGCAACAGCTACACGTGAATACTGAAAATGACGTCTATTACTTTGAACCACATGTGAGTTTACCAGTTCAAAAGTTTACGTCGTTAAGGGTTGAGATGGCTGCCGAACCAGTGACTGCGATTAAGCGGATTCGGGTTATTGATGGGGAACCAGATATTATCGACAAGGATTATATTTTACAAGCGGTGGTGCCAGAGTTACCGAAAAGTGCAGCTGAAGATTCATTGTATGCCTACTTTGAGGATCAATTGGGGTTAGAGATTGCCTATGCCACCAAGGAGATTACGATGGAACCGGCGAACGCCGAAGATCGCGAGCGCCTCAATTTAGCAGCTGGGTCGTATATGGCAGTAGTTCGAAGTGTCACTAGTCTAGCGGATGCGACGCCATTCCAATATACCGAATCACGGCATCGTGCGGATAAGTTTCGGTTTCGTGACTTTGCCCGCCGGACTAAGAAGTCAAACTAG
- the treC gene encoding alpha,alpha-phosphotrehalase has translation MKLSQQVIYQLYPKSFYDSDGDGIGDLQGIIAKIPYLAKLNIDMIWFNPFFVSPQNDNGYDIADYYQIDPTFGTMADFDELVAKLKAVGIEVMLDMVFNHTSTAHPWFQKALAGDPNYQKFYYLRPAKANGQLPTNWESKFGGPAWAPLGTTDLYYLHLYDPTQADLDWHNPAVRAACSAVVNFWRQKGVKGFRFDVFNVTGKATTLVDAPAGVASKTLYTDQPVVHDYLRELNQASYGQDAASITVGEMSSTTIENSIGYTAPANQELSMVFNFHHLKTDYVDGRKWSKMPFNFPRLKQLLDDWAKGMAAGGGWQALFWNNHDQPRAINRFGDAGKYRIKSAEMLATVIHLMRGTPFIYMGEEIGMTDPDYQSMTDYVDVEAENAYHTLIQQGYRPEDAFTIVKAKARDNSRTPMQWDASATAGFTTGTPWLQPTNQAEINVDEELTHGEIFNYYQQLIHLRKTMPIVADGDYQPWRLDDDQVFGYWRQLGTQRLLVLNNFYGTATTVPLPAEMVTAKVLLSNYTQVHVQPNLVLKPYQSVVLMQA, from the coding sequence ATGAAGTTATCACAACAAGTCATTTATCAACTTTATCCAAAATCATTTTACGATAGTGATGGTGATGGAATTGGTGATTTGCAAGGGATTATTGCCAAGATTCCTTACTTAGCCAAACTGAATATTGATATGATTTGGTTCAATCCGTTCTTCGTATCACCGCAAAATGATAACGGTTATGATATTGCGGATTATTATCAAATTGATCCAACTTTTGGCACGATGGCTGATTTTGACGAATTGGTCGCGAAGCTCAAGGCAGTTGGGATTGAGGTTATGCTCGATATGGTCTTCAATCATACGTCAACGGCGCATCCTTGGTTTCAAAAGGCGTTAGCCGGCGATCCCAACTATCAAAAATTTTATTATTTGCGGCCAGCCAAAGCCAATGGTCAATTACCAACGAATTGGGAATCGAAGTTTGGCGGGCCGGCCTGGGCACCGTTAGGGACGACTGATTTATATTATTTACATCTATACGACCCCACACAAGCGGATTTGGATTGGCATAATCCCGCCGTGCGTGCGGCTTGTAGCGCAGTCGTTAACTTTTGGCGTCAAAAGGGTGTTAAAGGCTTTCGTTTTGATGTTTTCAATGTGACTGGCAAAGCCACCACCTTAGTTGATGCGCCCGCTGGTGTTGCCAGCAAGACGCTTTATACGGATCAACCGGTGGTGCATGATTATTTACGAGAACTGAATCAAGCCAGCTATGGTCAAGATGCGGCTAGCATTACTGTCGGTGAGATGTCATCGACCACGATTGAAAACAGTATCGGGTATACGGCGCCGGCTAATCAGGAACTGTCGATGGTGTTTAATTTCCATCATTTAAAGACCGATTATGTCGATGGTCGCAAATGGTCAAAAATGCCCTTTAACTTTCCCCGCTTGAAACAACTTTTAGATGACTGGGCCAAGGGAATGGCTGCCGGTGGCGGTTGGCAAGCACTATTTTGGAATAACCACGATCAACCGCGGGCCATTAATCGGTTTGGTGATGCTGGCAAGTACCGTATTAAGTCGGCCGAGATGTTAGCCACCGTTATTCATTTGATGCGGGGCACGCCGTTCATTTATATGGGTGAAGAAATCGGGATGACCGATCCGGATTATCAGTCGATGACTGACTATGTGGATGTTGAAGCTGAAAATGCTTATCACACCTTGATTCAACAAGGGTATCGTCCTGAAGATGCTTTCACCATTGTCAAAGCCAAAGCGCGGGATAATTCACGGACACCGATGCAATGGGATGCGAGTGCAACTGCCGGCTTTACGACTGGCACGCCCTGGCTTCAGCCAACTAATCAGGCTGAGATTAATGTTGATGAGGAATTAACCCATGGCGAAATTTTCAATTATTATCAACAGTTGATTCACTTGCGGAAGACCATGCCAATTGTTGCGGATGGGGATTATCAGCCGTGGCGCTTAGATGATGATCAAGTCTTTGGTTATTGGCGGCAATTAGGGACGCAACGGTTACTAGTCTTAAATAACTTCTACGGCACGGCGACGACGGTACCCCTCCCCGCTGAAATGGTCACGGCCAAAGTCTTGCTCTCTAATTATACGCAAGTTCATGTGCAACCTAACTTAGTTTTGAAACCTTACCAATCAGTTGTCTTAATGCAAGCATAA
- a CDS encoding glucose PTS transporter subunit IIA: MVKKMQTVTVLTPVNGTVIPLKSVKDPVFSAGMLGLGFGVQPSDGQIVAPVSGKVTMVAETKHAIGFSTPADNLEVLVHLGIDTVDLKGAPFTLTVKVGDEVRAGDVIATMDLAAIEQANKQTTVILAVTNSSDKLDSLDIATGTATAGQTVATGRLNANTFNAKRQGRLPQEGKYDELAAAIVANVGGVENIKSLIHCITRLRFYLKDEQQANDEVIANLKGVIDVAKAGGQYQVIIGPAVTDVYDAVIKLIGPELSNDAETAKAVAETNAAANRPTTLWGQIKYAFSSLIGVITGSMIPVIGLLAASGILKGVLALLTTFNIVDPKASTYIIINAMGDSVFYFLPIFVGFTAAKKLGSDPVIMGIIGGVLTYPTLVSIAGGGKTLGTFLGMSVNASFFGLPVHMASYTYSIFPMIAGAWLASKLEPWLKRVIPVVLRMIFVPLFEVVIISGVIILFLGPIITVISTGLANAIVAIYNLSPAISGLIIGGFYQVLVIFGLHWALIPIVANDIASTGHSYLNAIISATMVAQGGAVLAIAMKSKLANIKELAWPATISAFSGVTEPAMYGINLKYGRAFVTASIGAAVGGFLTGLLHVNMWGFSGSLIGFTSFVNPKGLDFSFWGYWIATLATIVVSFTLTWFFGFKDEDVATVKTAPKKRHLGETA, translated from the coding sequence ATGGTGAAGAAAATGCAAACGGTTACAGTTTTGACCCCTGTTAATGGAACGGTTATCCCGTTAAAATCAGTGAAAGATCCGGTTTTTTCAGCCGGCATGTTGGGACTTGGATTTGGCGTGCAGCCTAGTGATGGGCAAATCGTCGCACCAGTCAGTGGGAAAGTAACGATGGTCGCTGAAACCAAGCACGCAATTGGCTTCAGTACACCAGCTGATAACTTAGAAGTGTTGGTACATTTAGGGATTGATACGGTGGACTTAAAAGGTGCACCGTTTACCTTAACGGTCAAAGTTGGTGACGAGGTGAGAGCCGGCGACGTGATTGCGACCATGGATTTAGCAGCTATCGAACAAGCCAATAAGCAGACGACCGTGATTCTAGCGGTGACTAATTCTAGTGATAAGTTGGACTCGTTAGATATTGCGACTGGGACTGCTACGGCAGGTCAAACGGTTGCTACGGGACGACTAAATGCTAATACATTTAATGCCAAGCGGCAGGGCCGCTTACCACAAGAAGGTAAGTATGATGAACTAGCAGCGGCAATCGTTGCTAATGTCGGTGGCGTTGAGAATATTAAGAGTTTGATTCACTGTATTACGCGGCTGCGCTTCTATCTTAAGGATGAACAGCAAGCTAATGATGAGGTCATTGCGAATTTAAAAGGCGTTATCGACGTTGCGAAAGCCGGCGGTCAATATCAAGTGATTATTGGGCCAGCTGTAACGGATGTCTATGATGCCGTAATTAAGTTAATCGGACCCGAATTATCCAATGATGCGGAAACGGCTAAAGCGGTCGCCGAAACCAATGCCGCTGCCAATCGGCCAACCACGTTGTGGGGTCAGATCAAGTATGCCTTTAGTAGTCTAATTGGGGTGATTACGGGGTCGATGATTCCGGTGATTGGATTATTGGCTGCTTCTGGGATTCTAAAAGGGGTGCTGGCATTACTGACGACCTTTAATATTGTTGATCCAAAGGCCTCGACGTATATCATTATTAATGCCATGGGTGATTCGGTGTTTTACTTCTTACCGATTTTTGTCGGCTTCACCGCTGCGAAAAAGTTAGGGTCTGATCCAGTCATTATGGGGATTATTGGTGGCGTCTTAACCTATCCGACCTTGGTTTCAATTGCGGGTGGTGGCAAGACGTTGGGGACTTTCCTCGGTATGAGTGTGAATGCGAGTTTCTTTGGCTTACCGGTGCATATGGCGTCGTATACGTATTCTATTTTTCCAATGATTGCGGGGGCTTGGCTGGCTAGCAAGCTTGAACCGTGGTTAAAACGGGTAATTCCAGTGGTTTTACGGATGATTTTTGTGCCATTATTCGAAGTTGTCATTATTTCTGGCGTTATTATTTTATTCCTCGGGCCAATCATTACTGTGATTTCAACGGGCTTAGCCAATGCCATTGTGGCCATTTATAACTTAAGTCCAGCAATTTCTGGGTTGATTATTGGTGGGTTCTATCAAGTTCTCGTGATTTTTGGATTACATTGGGCCTTGATTCCAATCGTCGCTAACGATATTGCGTCGACGGGGCATAGTTATTTAAATGCCATCATTTCTGCAACCATGGTTGCTCAAGGTGGGGCCGTGCTGGCGATTGCGATGAAGTCTAAATTAGCTAATATCAAAGAGTTAGCTTGGCCGGCAACCATCTCAGCCTTTTCTGGTGTGACAGAACCAGCGATGTACGGGATTAACTTAAAGTATGGTCGCGCCTTTGTCACCGCCAGTATCGGGGCTGCCGTTGGGGGCTTCTTGACCGGACTGCTACACGTTAATATGTGGGGCTTTAGTGGGTCGTTAATTGGATTTACTTCTTTTGTGAATCCGAAGGGGTTGGACTTTAGCTTCTGGGGTTATTGGATTGCGACGCTTGCCACAATTGTGGTGTCATTTACCTTAACTTGGTTCTTCGGCTTTAAGGATGAAGATGTCGCAACCGTTAAGACGGCGCCTAAGAAACGTCATTTAGGTGAAACGGCCTAA
- a CDS encoding glycosyl hydrolase family 65 protein, with protein sequence MDLWTIEADQPTRELATQFTVSNGLIGVKDLTEIPQLQTGQPTDTVVYVNGFYDDAPIQYGKAQFGFPKQNQTMLPLPAPTRFDLWLDDVPVDLQQGRLVAQHYQLSMQTGQFTHTITWEEQATGRQLAITLTRFASLDTAGLLTQQLRVQALNFEHGRLRVISGRHAQAQAEATDQSIEPAVTQLTPALRGLTYTAPHSKQIVTLVTHYDQPGQWVADGNWLSEFELTTQPISLTKTGWFQLGALTALSTTATTQLTTSFAELAQAQTAVLTKLWATCDIQISGDSTSQLGLRFSQFGLLQSSGTYQGCQGTAAKELTESGYNGHYFWNTEIYEAPFFYWNQPQLARRLLLGHYQQLVQAQSHAQALGLNGALFSWQTINDETASAYCPASTAAIHINADIAYLVIRYYQVTHDATFMRDYGQELLVETSRFYLSYGNFDQEKGFVLNTVTGPDEYTALINNNAYTNYLVQFELRYLTDHFTQKDIGRFKVSQREWDHFKAAADQMYFETHGDLIAQDDSFLSKERLDLKRIPKDQFPLSRHYHPLMLYRLQVLQQADLLLAMVLLPEQFSMAQVKTNYDYYEPLTAPDSSLSPAIHAIAAARFGDDTDASAFLQRTINTDLENEQGNPVAGLHSAAMGGSWLTFAWGLMGLTVDDDVATLRPQLPANWTSCTFKLRYRGIIYTIEVTATALVVTGAQGDEVTIDADQRLIRILAV encoded by the coding sequence ATGGATTTATGGACAATTGAAGCCGATCAACCAACCCGTGAATTGGCAACCCAATTCACGGTTAGTAATGGGTTGATTGGGGTTAAAGATTTAACTGAAATACCACAGTTACAAACCGGACAACCGACTGATACGGTTGTTTATGTGAATGGGTTTTATGATGATGCCCCGATTCAATACGGTAAAGCCCAATTTGGTTTTCCAAAACAAAATCAAACCATGTTGCCACTACCAGCGCCCACGCGTTTTGACCTATGGTTGGACGATGTGCCAGTGGATTTACAACAAGGGCGACTCGTGGCACAACATTATCAGTTATCCATGCAAACCGGGCAATTTACCCATACGATTACTTGGGAAGAACAGGCGACCGGTCGACAACTAGCCATTACCTTAACGCGTTTTGCAAGCTTGGATACTGCAGGGCTATTAACCCAACAGCTCCGAGTGCAAGCGCTTAATTTTGAACACGGTCGTTTGCGGGTGATTTCTGGGCGACATGCGCAGGCACAAGCTGAGGCGACTGATCAGAGTATTGAACCAGCAGTGACGCAATTAACGCCAGCCTTACGTGGGTTAACCTATACGGCGCCACACAGTAAACAAATTGTGACCTTAGTGACCCACTATGATCAACCTGGACAGTGGGTTGCTGATGGAAATTGGTTGAGTGAATTTGAATTAACCACGCAACCAATCAGCTTAACCAAAACCGGGTGGTTCCAATTAGGCGCCCTCACGGCCTTATCAACAACGGCGACTACCCAGTTGACGACGAGCTTTGCAGAATTAGCACAGGCACAAACGGCGGTGTTAACAAAGCTTTGGGCCACGTGTGATATTCAAATTAGTGGGGATTCAACGTCACAATTAGGCCTCCGTTTTTCACAATTTGGGTTATTACAGTCGTCGGGAACGTATCAAGGTTGTCAAGGCACTGCTGCAAAGGAATTAACCGAGAGTGGCTATAATGGGCATTACTTTTGGAATACTGAAATCTATGAAGCCCCTTTCTTTTATTGGAACCAGCCGCAGTTAGCCCGGCGGTTATTATTAGGCCATTACCAGCAATTGGTGCAGGCACAGTCCCACGCACAAGCATTAGGCCTGAATGGCGCCTTGTTCTCCTGGCAAACGATTAATGATGAAACGGCGTCAGCCTACTGTCCAGCTAGTACGGCGGCTATTCATATTAATGCGGATATTGCCTATTTGGTGATTCGCTATTATCAGGTTACGCATGATGCGACCTTTATGCGGGACTATGGTCAGGAATTATTAGTTGAAACCAGTCGTTTTTATTTAAGTTATGGCAATTTTGATCAGGAAAAAGGATTTGTTTTGAATACGGTGACGGGACCGGATGAATATACGGCGTTAATTAATAATAATGCTTATACGAATTATCTGGTTCAATTTGAACTGCGTTATTTAACGGACCACTTCACGCAAAAAGATATCGGCCGCTTTAAAGTTTCACAACGCGAATGGGATCATTTTAAAGCTGCAGCGGATCAGATGTACTTTGAAACCCATGGCGATTTGATTGCGCAAGATGATAGTTTCTTGTCGAAGGAACGCTTAGATTTGAAACGCATTCCTAAGGATCAATTTCCACTTTCGCGACACTACCATCCCTTGATGTTATACCGGTTACAAGTTTTGCAGCAGGCAGATTTACTATTAGCAATGGTATTGTTACCAGAACAGTTCAGCATGGCACAAGTAAAGACTAACTATGATTATTACGAACCGTTGACAGCACCTGATTCATCACTTTCGCCAGCAATCCATGCGATTGCGGCGGCACGTTTTGGTGATGATACTGACGCGAGTGCCTTCTTGCAACGGACCATTAATACGGACCTAGAAAATGAACAGGGTAATCCGGTGGCTGGCCTGCATTCAGCGGCCATGGGTGGTAGTTGGCTAACCTTTGCTTGGGGGCTGATGGGCTTAACCGTTGATGATGATGTGGCTACTTTACGACCACAGTTACCTGCCAACTGGACCAGTTGTACGTTTAAGTTACGTTATCGCGGGATTATCTATACGATTGAAGTGACGGCGACAGCTTTAGTCGTGACGGGCGCGCAAGGTGATGAAGTGACTATCGATGCGGATCAACGGCTGATTCGTATCTTAGCAGTGTAA
- a CDS encoding LysR family transcriptional regulator has translation MIENYLLEELTVFAQTGTLTQTAAQLNVTQPSVTRGMQKLEDDFGVQLFVRQANRIKLTPTGELAAKEATKLLQESTAMVSRVQNYYHSQHTTILAATVPGPLILLNQLQNTLNEKIQLVDKLIPTEEIETVLNSNQYSILFSNQEIFATDIESQYIGEERLQVNLDQFTYLANQATVTFDELKGLSFIVMRAIGSWHKIIEEQIANAKFMYQDDRDSFTEITKYSRFPFFTTSLSQSDALYDKSVKADTDRVSVPISDDSAQMPIYANYSLSQKSRLIPLIRDIQQHWPTAIPK, from the coding sequence ATGATTGAAAATTATTTATTAGAAGAACTCACCGTCTTTGCTCAGACCGGAACACTGACCCAAACGGCGGCCCAATTGAACGTGACCCAACCATCGGTCACGCGTGGCATGCAAAAACTAGAGGATGATTTTGGTGTGCAATTATTTGTTCGCCAAGCAAATCGAATCAAACTCACACCTACTGGTGAACTAGCCGCTAAAGAGGCAACCAAGCTATTACAAGAAAGTACCGCCATGGTTTCCAGAGTTCAGAACTACTACCATAGCCAACACACAACAATCCTTGCCGCCACCGTCCCTGGTCCACTAATTTTATTGAATCAGTTACAGAACACCCTTAACGAAAAAATTCAACTTGTCGATAAACTTATCCCCACAGAAGAGATTGAAACAGTACTGAATAGCAATCAATATTCAATCCTATTTTCCAATCAAGAGATTTTTGCGACCGACATCGAATCTCAATACATTGGTGAAGAACGACTACAAGTTAATCTAGACCAGTTTACGTACCTAGCCAACCAAGCAACCGTAACTTTCGACGAATTAAAAGGCCTAAGCTTTATCGTCATGCGTGCCATTGGCTCATGGCATAAAATAATCGAAGAACAGATTGCAAATGCAAAATTTATGTATCAAGACGATCGTGATTCTTTTACTGAAATCACTAAATATTCTCGTTTTCCATTCTTTACCACTAGCCTTTCACAGAGTGACGCTTTATATGATAAAAGTGTTAAAGCAGACACTGATCGAGTTTCCGTACCAATTAGCGACGATAGTGCTCAGATGCCAATCTATGCCAACTATTCACTGTCCCAAAAGAGCCGCTTAATCCCCTTAATTAGGGACATCCAACAACACTGGCCTACTGCTATCCCAAAATAG